The window TGCGTGACGTGCATGTAGCTTGTGTGTAGCGTGCGTGTAGTATGTGTGTAGTTTGCGTGTACCTTGTGTGTGGCATACGTGTAACGTGTGTGTAGCATGCGTGTAGTTTTCGTGTAGGTTGCGTGACGTGCATGTAGCTTGCGTGTAGCATGCGTGTAGCGTGCGTGTAGCATGTGTGTAGTTTGCGTGTAGCGTGCGTGTAGCGTGCGTGTAGCATGTGTGTAGTTTGCGCGTACCTTGTGTGTGGCATACGTGTAGCGTGTGTGTAGCATGCATGTAGTTTTCATGTAGCTTGCGTGACGTGCATGTAGCCTTTGTGTAGCATGCGTGTAGCATGCGTGTAGCGTACGTGTAGCGTGTGTAGCGTGCATGTAGCATGTGTGTAGTTTGCGTATACCTTGTGTGTGGCATACGTGTAGCGTGCGTGTAGCATGTGTGTAGCTTGCGTGTGCCGTGTCTGTTGCATAGCTGTTATTAGACATGAGTCTGCAGCTCAGTTCATACATGGACCAAAGGTAGCGACGGATAGCGTTGATGACTGTCAGTGGCAGATCATCACTGCATCCTTTTGATGAACTGGAGCCCCCACTGTGAGTCAGACCTCCTCCTGCGTCACGGCCAGACTCCATCAGTGGAGCATCATGGGAGGCCGGCCTCAAGCGAGCTGCGCGGTGGTCCACACGCACACGGCCCGGTTTCATCCTGCGCCTCCTGGTCCAGGCCCACTCTCACGTTCCCAACGGCTGCGGCGCCAGAGGACACACACTCGTAGCGACGAGGCAGCGTGTGATCACTGCCGCCCCCGTCTTTGCCCGCAGGACCCAAAGGAATCAGGTAGCAGAGTGAGGGAGGAGCAGCCGTGCGTGGAGTGGACTGAGAGATGTTCTGTGTGCTCTGGGTCCGTCCACACACAGCACCCACTGTATGAACCCAgaggtgtgtgtcctgcagcagagccacggTCTCAGCCCGCGCtggacccgtgtgtgtgtgtgtgtgtgtgtgtgtgtgtgtgtgtgcgtgcgtgtgtgcgtgtgtcgagtgtgtgagtgtgcgtgcgtgcgtgtgtggtgtgtctgtgtgtgtgtgtgtgtgtgttggtgtgtggtgttgtgtgcggtgtgtgtgtgtctggtgtgagtgtgtgtgtatgtgtggtgtgtgtgtgtgtgtgtgtgtgtgtgtgtgtgtgtgtgtgtgcgcggtgtgttgtgtgtgcgtgtgtgtgtgtttgtgtgtgtgtctgtgtgtgtgtggtgtgcgtgcgtgtggtgtgtNNNNNNNNNNNNNNNNNNNNNNNNNNNNNNNNNNNNNNNNNNNNNNNNNNNNNNNNNNNNNNNNNNNNNNNNNNNNNNNNNNNNNNNNNNNNNNNNNNNNgcacacacacacacatgcatacacgcacacacacacacgcacacacacacacacacgcacacacacacacgcacacacacatgcacacacacacacacacacacacgcacacacacatgcacacacacgcacacacatgcatacacgcacacacacacatgcatacacgcacacacacacacgcacacacacacagacacgcacacacacacactcactgacacagacacacacacacatgcacacatacacacacacacacacactgacacagaagcacacacacacacacactcgcagacacacacacacacacacacacacgtgttcacACATAAACAACACGCACCAATGCGCCGACAGCGTCTGTGAGGATGAGGCGCGCTGGTGTTTGCTCAAAGTGGTGTTTTGGCTGAAGGACAGACTGAGCGGGAGCTGATGAGCAGCGCGTTTGTTGGGTCTGAGCCGGCAGACGTTTCAACCTCAGCGGAGGCAGATGTTCCAGGTGTGACACCGCTCCCGCTGCGTGAGTGGAGGAATCCTGCTGAGCGCCTCGGTCCGAACCAACGGAACCGCCCCCGCGTTTGTGAAGTCACAGTCAGGACTGTGTGCATATTTCAGCAGGCAGGTCATATTTGGGGTCAGAGTAGCAGTGGTCCGGGTTATTTTGGGATttgcgttgccatggaaacctcCCCAAGGCTTTCCTGTCCGTTGAAGAGCCCACAGTGGGATGAGCGGCGTCCGGCCGATCGATGGCTGACATTAACCTCCCTGTGAGTGGATGAAGCTGAACTCCTCTCATGCACGGTTAAATGGCACCTacgcagacccccccccacccccaccccccgccggCGCTCAGCTCCTTGGATGTTTTATTCGTGTTTCCTGAAGCACCACATGTGTTgaatctctcctcctccgtcacttTGCTTCGTATCTATTGATCTGATCCAGACTTTGCGCTGGGACTTTCTTTACCTGAAGCTCCTCGTGCATTTAAATGGTGCCTTTCTGCGTCTCAGGTTTCCTTCCTCCGAACAGATCCGCGGTTCACCTTGTGTTGGGTTCAGATGATATTCATGGTTTTATCTTTCTGATGATGcagctgtttgttctgctgccGTTCCAGCTTGGGCTCAGGTTTATTATCATTGGTGTTCTGGACTGGACCCCTGAGCTCCTAGCAGtcgccacagcagctcagcaggaacGCGCTAAATATTTAGCAGTGAACAGCTCATCCTCTGGTTGTTTTCACTGATTCTGGCTGGAAATAACTAcacgctgcagagcagagcctGTTTCTGCCCAGGCGCCGTTATGGCATCAAGCATGACACGACAGCGTCGCGTGGGTCAGGTGGAACCGTAGCTGGTGTTTGTGCCAATAGAAGCGCAGGATGGATGCATGACTGGACCGGGCTCAGCGGGTCGACACAGACGGCGTCCAGCATCAGAGGTCAGAGTGAGGTCACCCAGGGgtcattaatttaattaatgctGAGAGCGTCCCACGTCCTGGTTCTCATGTCAAACAAACGCAGAgcgtcctgctgcagccgctgagggccggcgccgcggcgtcATGGCCGACAGCGGTGGTTTGGTCCGTAGGGGTCGTGTGAACGTGCAGCGTGTCACCATGGGtgacctcctccttttcctcccagaCGTCAGCTTCCTGCCCCGCCCGGCCATGGTGTGGTGTGAGCGGGGCATTCAGGTGCTGCTGACCACCATGGGAgccttcgccgccttcgcccTGATGACGGTGGCCATCGGTACCGACTACTGGCTCTACGCCCGGGCGTTCATCTGCAACAGCACGGCCAACTCCTCCCAGGACGACTCCAACAACAAGGACAAGAAGGACCCGGGGGCGCTCACGCACTCCGGcctctggaggatctgctgccTGGAGGGTACGGATGCTTTCATTTCTCTTTGTGACCATGGCAACGGTGGGAAACCCACCAACCATTTATGTaacactgctttgttttccacaTGCGCTCACTGCTTTCTGATTGCTGCTGAATTGCTGTTGCGGTCATAAACTTGAAGATTATGACTCCAGCGTCATGATTTGCACGGCTCTGCACTGCAGCTCCTGTCATCGCGCTCAGCGttcagctgctgcctcccacGCGAGGAGAAGGGAGTAGGTGGGAAGCAGCAGCCCCCGGTGAGAGCTGCACATCGTTAGCAGGAGCCGCTGCCCGTTCAGGAAGCGGGACGCGTACGCAGGCGGCGCCGAGCCAGGGCAAAGAGCGCAGAACTCAAAGAACCCTGGACCTGTCGCACCCAGACAGGTCCAGGGTTCTGGGCCCTCCAGAACTCAGCAGAACACAAATCACCGGCCGCACACGGAACTGCATGGAACCGCGTGGAACCGCGTGAAACCGTGTGGAAGCGTGTGGACaactgcagcagaaccactCACCGGCTGCAGCAAAACCACTCACCGGCCGCACACGAAACCGCGTGGAACCGTGTTGattgctgcagcagaaccactcACCGGTCACACACGAACCTGCATGGAACCGTGTTGATGGCTGCGGCAGAACCACTCaccggctgcagcagaaccactcACCGGCCGCACACAGAACCGTGTAGAACGTGTTgatggctgcagcagaaccactcaccagctgcagcagaaccactcACCGGCCGCACACAGAACCACGTAGAACGTGTTGATGGCTGCGGCAGAACCACTCaccggctgcagcagaaccactcACTGGCTGCACACGGAACCGCGTAGAACGTGTTgatggctgcagcagaaccactcACCGGCTGCACAGAAGCGCGTGCACGGCAGCAGGCCAGGTTCTCTGAGTCCTGCGCTCTCTGTGAACTCGAGTGTcgaggctgaggaggaagtggacAGTTAAAGATGAGAAGTGTTGCGTCTGAGCTGCTCCGGTGCTGTTTGCTTTTTACCTGAAGCAGCTACAGATCCGCAGCCTCAGCCACTTCCCGAGCTGCTGATTAACTGTAAATCAGCTGAGCCGCCCCAGCAGTGACCACTCGTCACCGCTTCTTGTTTTGTCCACATGCTGAGTGGCTGCTGAGTCGTCGTCAGCGTAACGAGCAGCTAACGAGCCCCTGCTCAGGAACCAGCTTTAATACGCTGACGCCCAGAGGAAGTCCCAGTTTGTGACATTCATTCTTTCTCCGTCCTTCTCACCgtttctgctccttctctgtttGGGTCTTATCTCCACATTTCCTGCCGTcttcctcacttcctcctcctccctctgtttctgcAGGCCTGAAGCGAGGCGTGTGTTCCCAGATCAATCACTTCCCAGACGACGCCGACTACGACCAGGATGCTGCGGAGTATCTGCTGCGTGAGTGACACCCGTTCACACAGACTGAGGGGAAGCGAGGTTCAGGACAGAAGGGCTGGTGGGCGGACGTCAGCGCGTGTCAGAGCTCAGGCGAGCCTGTGTTTAGATGCAGGTGCACGGAGCTGGAGTCTGGGGGCGTTCGCAGGCGCAGAACAGCCTTCGCTAATGGATTATTTTCAGCAGATttcacttccttcctctctcgtTCGTGCAGCTCTGAACCTTTGGGTTCTGGTGTGTCCTCTTCATGTGTTACGTAAagtctgtttgtgtggaggagcctggtgCTGTGATCTTAAATACCTCTCAGCATCTCAGCGGAGCAAAGAGCAGCGCCCTCAGCTTCTGTCCTGATGCTTCTGCTGTTCAGATAACGTTTGTGGAAATCCTGATCGCGGCCCTGTGTTAATACGAGCAGTGACACCCTGCAGAGCTTGGAGCCGCTGAAGCAGAGCCAGGACGTAGTGTCGGCAACAGCGGGGCTCGCTAGCGCTAGCTTAGCGCCACGTTGGGCGTGGAGCTAGCGGCGCCGCAGAGTGAGTCACCGATGTGACTGTGCTGCCGTCCTCTGCAGGTGTGGTGCGAGCCTCCAGCATCTTCCCCATCCTCAGCGCCATCCTGCTTCTGCTCGGCGGCGTCTgcgtggcctccagcagcttctaCAAGAGCAAGAGGAACATCATTCTGGGCGGAGGGATTCTCTTcgtggctgcaggtgagacCACAGAGTCCTGGTCCTTTAGATGATGTGTAGCTCAACTCTCTGTTTAATTAAAAGGAAACACTCTGCAAAACAGCTTAATGAAGCTGCTGCCTAATCTTCCTCAGAGGAGCGTTTACATCTTTAATATCTCCTCAGGCCTCAGCAACATCATCGGAGTCATAGTGTACATCTCGGCAGCGCTGAGCGACATCTCGCCCAAGAAGGACGAGGATAAGAAGTGGCACTACTCCTACGGCTGGTCCTTCTACTTCGGCGGCCTGTCCTTCATCCTGGCCGAGATGGTGGGCGTCCTCGCCGTCAACATCTACATCGAGAAGAACAAGGAGCTGCGCTGCCGCTCCCGCACCGACCTCTTCAAAAGCACCACGCACGCCATGCTGCGCCTGCCCAGCTACCGCTTCCGCCGGCGCTCGCGCTCCAGCTCCCGCTCCACCGAGCCGCCGCGGTCCCAGGAGACCTCCCCCATCGGCGCCTCCAAGACCTTCAGCCTGCCGCCGTCGGCGCCGCCGTTCTCCGTGGCCACGCTGCCCAACCCGCaccacagcagcggcggcggcggcggaggagggggcGACATCTCCATGTACACCCTGTCCAGGGACTCCAAGCTGGGCAGCCTGGGAGGCGGCGCTCCGCCGCTCTACGGCACCGTGGACCGGGCCACGCTCTACCAGCTCCACAACTACTTCCCCAAagacggcagcggcagcggaggaggcggaggcggctCGGCCGTGATCAGCAGCGGCACCCTCCCGTCCCACTCCAAGTCCAacctggcggcggcggcggccgtggcCCAGAACGCAGCCCCGCTCAACacctccaccgccgccaccgcccCGGCCCAGCCGGCCCCCATGTCCACGGCCACCATGGAGAGGGACCGGGGCAACATGGGAACGCTGGACCGGCTGACGGCCAAGAGAGACAGGGACAGCAACTCTGACACGCTCAACAGGAAAACCACGCCCGTGTAGAGACAGGACTGGGGGGGTCAACATAACGGGGGGCACATGAACACAACAGGGAGGCACATCAACACAATGAGGGGCGCATCAACACAACGGgggtcacatcaacacaacggGGGTCACATGAACACAATGAGGGGCCCCTTCAACACAACGGGGGCACATGAACACAACGAGGGGTCAATCAACACAACGAGGGGCGCATCAACATAACGggggcacatcaacacaaagggGTGCACATCAACACGACGAGGGGCACATCAACAAAACGGgggtcacatcaacacaacgaggggcacatcaacacaacgggggtcacatcaacacaacgaGGGGCGCATCAACACAACGAGGGGCACATCAACACAAGGGgggtcacatcaacacaacgggagtcacatcaacacaacgaGGGGCGCATCAACACAACAAGGGGCACATCAACACAACGAggacacatcaacacaacaggGGCACATCAACACACTTGGTTCGCATCAACACAACAGGAGGGGCACATCAACACAACGGGGGTCACATCAACATAATGGGGGGCACATCAACACAACGGGGGTCACATCAACACTACGGgggtcacatcaacacaacgaGGGTCACATCAACACAATGAGGGGCACATCAACACGAGGGGCACATCAACACAACGAGGGGCACATCAACACAACGAggacacatcaacacaacaggGGCACATCAACACACTAGGTTCGCATCAACACAACAGGAGGGGCACATCAACACAACGGGGGTCACATCAACATAATGGGGGGCACATCAACACAACGGGGGCACATCAACACAATGAGGGGCACATCAACACAACGAggacacatcaacacaacaggGGCACATCAACACACTAGGTTCGCATCAACACAACAGGAGGGGCACATCAACACAACGGGGGTCACATCAACATAATGGGGGGCACATCAACACAACGGGGGTCACATCAACACTACGGgggtcacatcaacacaacgaGGGTCACATCAACACTACGGgggtcacatcaacacaacgaGGGGCACATCAACACAACGAGAACACATCAACACTACGGGGGGCACATCAACACACTAGGgggtcacatcaacacaacggGGGGCACATCAACACAACTCTCTCTGGTCTCCAGTCTTTCCTGCCTTGCTGCCATATTTACCTGCCCACACCACAAACGGTCATAAAGCCCTGGCGGACGCTGAGCTCGGACAGACGCCTTAAAACGCTCCCCGACTCGCTGAGCCTGAAGCCGGCTGCACAGTTTCTCCTGTTAGGCCAAGATGGGACCTTCCCAGTTCAACCAGTGCCTTCGCTGGAGCTTGTGTTGTTTCCCCTCGTCATCCTGATTTCATCAGACGACTGACGCCTCCAACACAGGAAGCACTGATTCGTCCAGACTGGGCTGAATCTGGCTGAAAAGAACACGTTAAGGCACAGAAAGCACTGCTTCCAACAACAACCGATAAAAGGTGATGGAAGAAGCAGCATCTGGTTCTACTTCAGCTCCACAGACGAGAAGGAGCTGCTCGGCGGCGACTCGATGAAGTCAAGGTCAACAGCAGCTACTTAAGCTCAGCCATTAATTAGCCAGTGACACTCAGACCGGAGCCTCGCGTCGCTCTGTGGCTCCATTGGTTTCAGATTCTGGGAGCCGTAGATGTTGCGctgcccctgaacgcctcctttACGCCCCCGGGCTTCACAGCTCAGTGAAACGCGGCACCGACGTACATCCAGACTAACCTCCTCTGAGGTACAACTGGGGGGACGTGACTCCAGGGCTTTATGGCGGCTTGTGGCGACTCAAGGCAGAGTCTGTTGATTGTTCCCACCTCAGGGCTGCAGCCGCAGGGTGGAGGTCAGACCCGCTCACACTCAGGGGTGGAACTAGTTCAGCAGCTTCAATTTCAATTCACCAGTTATTCTAAAAGGAAGTGAACCATTTAAAAGCCAAGAACAATAAACTCtcaacaagcaaaacaaagcacattATCAATGTAAATGAGTTCTAAATAATCCGAAGCGaatttgtgttaatgtgtgaCCTTTGGACCGAACCTCTTCACTATCAAGGCACTTCTGAACCGACTGGGTTTGAACGCGGGGGAGGTTGGTTCGCCTTCGCTGCGTCTCTGCCTCAGCTAGAACTATATCCTGTGTCAGAGCTAGAACAATAAGTGTGTTATATTATAATCTATTTACTTCAACAGAAGCACATAACGTCTGTATATCGTACCGTCTGTTCACAGAGTGATTGATCATCTCTAGGTTCTGAGGTCTAAGTATAAATATGTGTTTCTATGATCGTAATGGTTCTTGCAGGGTATTGATACATTATGTGCTTTTTATAATTCGTTTTCACTTTAGTTTCTCTTGCTTATTTACACTAAAGTCAGTGCTGTGAAGTGGAAAGCATGTGAGCGGGTCAttcacgctgtgtgtgtgtgtgtgtgtgtgtgtgtgtgtgtgtgtgtgtgtgtgtgtgtgtgtgtgtgtgtgtgtgtgtgtgtgtgtgtgtgtgtgcgactgttGGATTTCACTGTGTGCATTACGTTCCTGTTAACGTTCTCACTGTTTACTCTTGATGTTTCTCCAACTTCTGATTTAActatatttttttaacaaaggtCACTTTGCTTCAAAGGAAGTAGAAGACATAAATGCCTCACATTAGTGACCTTCGTCTGTCGGTTCGTTGGACAGGAGCCGCTCTGAGGCTCAGCTCATAACGAGTAGTTTGGGTTCCTCTGTTTGTTCATATTCTAACTGAAACCGGTTGTTTCCATCCAGTTCCACTGTGTTTATCTCCTGTCAGCTCTATAGATTTTCTACACATTTACCAACGTAGCCTAATATTCTGTGTTTTTCAATGTTCTGACTAGTGTTCAACTGTAGACAATAGATTTCTATGACTCTATTTCTTTTTGTGGTGGTACGTGTAGATATTCTTAATGTTCTATCGGTTCCTCCAGCTGTATCTTTGGGCTCTGAAGGCGCGTGGCTGAGCCAGTAGTCTAAGTGAGGGCACAGTGAGCATTCGTACGTGTGGTCGGTGTTGGTTTTGTCAGTATTTGGTACAGCGATCTTTTCCCATGTGAACGTCCTTTTCCGTTCCCTCGTCTCCTCTTAAACTGAGACGTGAAGCCATTTTAAAGCGAaggacagacaccagctcaACACTTAGGCTACTGACAGGAGACAGATGGAAACACAGACTGATGAAGGCCAAGAGCAGTAAGGAAAAGGGGAAGCAATACAATCCTCAATGGAAACGACACAACCATAGGGTGTACacgtatataaatatatatataaatatatagatatattcaATAAAGTTCTATATTAAAGTGGTGTGATTGGTGGTTTGATTCTTTATATCTTCAGGTGCtacacaacatactgtatgttctccACCCAAAGATGACTGTGACTTAAACTGGTCCCAGTGCTGTCATTTAAACTGGTCCCAGTGCTGCCGTGACTCTGTAGAGGAGACCCACAGTCGCTCCGGCCTAAAATAAGGAGCCAGTCTGCAGCAGGCAGTGATTAAGACGCGCAGAGATGTGTTCACTGGACGTCAGGGAAATACGACACTTTTAACTCCACTGACAATAGATGTGGCGGCAGAGCTCGCGGCGTGTGTTCAGCTGAAGCAGCTAGAAGTGTGATTTTAGGTCAAAgtttaaattagtttaattCCTGATGCTGCAAAACATTGGCTCTGGTCTGATCACACGATGGGAACGCGACTCGTTGGACTGGAGAGCAGGCGGCCAtgctgctctgacaggaagTGGCTCCACCGCGGCGCCATTGGCCCTGATCACGGGTTCAGGGCTCCACCTGTGGCAGCTCATCCAAGTCTTTCTGGATTCTCTGCTGCTTTTGGGTTCTACCACCGCTGACTCTCGCCTCCAAACTGTGGAAACTGTGAGtgatttttcttgttttgttcaaATCTGCGGTAACTGTGGGACTTCTGAGCCTCTGGTGGACGAGTGTAGTCAAATAACTGAAGTTGGGATGAGCATTATTTAAATCTATGACCAGAACATTGACCTTAGCCTCATCTGATTCCTCCAGTGGCCACAGCCACCATCCAACACAGCCAGTCGATAAAGACCACTTATTGTTCACTTTAGCCTTTAAATTATGTTACATTTGTCAAACTCAGTCAGGTTCAGTGTCTGATTCAAACAAACCTGGAAGGCAACTTTCCAGAATGAGCCCTTTTTTTCTGGGCACCACCTTCGCAAACACAATAAATTGGAGGTTATGAGCGACGGGTTCTGTGGGCGTCGTCCTGACGAAGCCTCCATTCTACCGCCGTCGCTGCTACTCTGGTTCTCCCATGATGCACCTGGCCCTCACATCATCCGTCTGCCGCCAGCAGCGCTTGTCATTCAAGGAGCCTGACAATAGCCGACGCCTCATGGCAGCTTCCACCTTCCACCGCTTCTTAATTTCCTCTTTTCAGACGAGCTGCGGCTCCTTTGGCGGCAGAGAGCACGGCTGCAGCCGCTGATAATGGCTCCGGCCGGCAGACGCCCATGTGCCAGCGGGAACCACTGTCAGTCCAGTCCTCGGCgccgtcagggcctggaaatcACTTCATACAGCAGTGAGATCACTAAACCTCAGTGAATGAGACTCAAAGACGTTTTATGGCTATTGGTCGTTTAAAAACTATTCTGAAACGTGCAGTAACACAAGACCTCTTCCCTAAATCACTTCCTTCACTCTTAGCTGAGCAACCAATGGATTACGTAAAGGTTCGATCTCCGTGTGGATGTTTAGTCTGTGATACTGAGAGCACGTTGGACCACATCGTTTCATTGAGACATCTTGTGTTCATGTCCAGTCGTATTAGCGGCTGATCTTTTACAGCAGACTTTTAATGAA is drawn from Betta splendens chromosome 11, fBetSpl5.4, whole genome shotgun sequence and contains these coding sequences:
- the LOC114866124 gene encoding voltage-dependent calcium channel gamma-4 subunit-like, which encodes MADSGGLVRRGRVNVQRVTMGDLLLFLPDVSFLPRPAMVWCERGIQVLLTTMGAFAAFALMTVAIGTDYWLYARAFICNSTANSSQDDSNNKDKKDPGALTHSGLWRICCLEGLKRGVCSQINHFPDDADYDQDAAEYLLRVVRASSIFPILSAILLLLGGVCVASSSFYKSKRNIILGGGILFVAAGLSNIIGVIVYISAALSDISPKKDEDKKWHYSYGWSFYFGGLSFILAEMVGVLAVNIYIEKNKELRCRSRTDLFKSTTHAMLRLPSYRFRRRSRSSSRSTEPPRSQETSPIGASKTFSLPPSAPPFSVATLPNPHHSSGGGGGGGGDISMYTLSRDSKLGSLGGGAPPLYGTVDRATLYQLHNYFPKDGSGSGGGGGGSAVISSGTLPSHSKSNLAAAAAVAQNAAPLNTSTAATAPAQPAPMSTATMERDRGNMGTLDRLTAKRDRDSNSDTLNRKTTPV